The DNA segment GCGTTTGCCAGGCCTGGTTGATGGTGGCGGATTGCTGGACGGCAGCAAGCTGTTCAGCCTGGGTACCGCTGGCAAATTTATCAGGGTGATACTGACGTTGCAGATCCTGAAAACGAAGGCTCAGCGCCTGAATATCGAGCGGATAACGGGCCGGTAAGCCAAAGAGGGTGAAGTAGTCCATAACATTCTCAGGGGTAGCCTGTTAGAACAAACCCCACACGTAGCAAGGCCACGGCGGGGTTTTCGGATGACGCGCGTTACACGTGGAAGCTTTCGCCGCAACCACACTCGTCTTTCACATTCGGGTTCGTGAACTTAAACCCTTCGTTCAGACCTTCTTTCACGAAGTCTAACTGCGTTCCGTCCAGAAATTGCAGGCTTTTTCCGTCGACCACGACCTTAACGCCTTTGTCTTCAAACACGGTGTCTTCTGCCGCCGGTTCATCAACAAATTCCAGTACATACGCCATACCTGAGCAGCCGGAGGTTCTCACGCCCAGACGCAGGCCAAACCCTTTACCGCGGTTCGCCAGGAAGGTATTTACTCGCGCTGCTGCACTGTCGCTAAGTGTAATCGACATAATAAAACCTCAACTCTTCTTATTTTGCTTCACGTTTGCTTTTGTAGTCCGCAATGGCGGCTTTGATCGCGTCTTCTGCCAGAATAGAACAGTGAATTTTCACTGGCGGCAACTCAAG comes from the Citrobacter amalonaticus genome and includes:
- the iscA gene encoding iron-sulfur cluster assembly protein IscA; the encoded protein is MSITLSDSAAARVNTFLANRGKGFGLRLGVRTSGCSGMAYVLEFVDEPAAEDTVFEDKGVKVVVDGKSLQFLDGTQLDFVKEGLNEGFKFTNPNVKDECGCGESFHV